A window of the Virgibacillus pantothenticus genome harbors these coding sequences:
- a CDS encoding MFS transporter, which yields MWFANFFVSGSMTMVLPFISLYIESMGNFSDAYVQNWSGWIFAITFVTAFIFSPIWGRIGDKYGRKKLLIFSATGMGLSLFLMGFATSVWQLFMLRLLMGIATGFIPMSQAFIATQTPKNIAGKVLGTLQTGSITGTLMGPLLGGTLADAFGYASTFKWVSITIFFSAIIVFFGVKEIKANLADNEKDEKSYTRKQVLQHIISRPVLLIVMLISALVQIAHFSVQPILSLFVQDIHGPANIAFFSGVAFSAAGLGNLLMSRRLGRLGDKVGYIKVLIVLLFMAGIVYLPGAWVTNIWQLVVLRFLLGISIGGIIPVRIAYIRQTAPLSMQGEVLGYNTSLRFLGNIIGPALGGVIAGFFGFSAVFLLTSLLLLLSGGIMLYFWYKHEYNRSHSHSLFAKRG from the coding sequence ATGTGGTTTGCTAACTTTTTTGTTTCTGGAAGTATGACAATGGTGCTTCCATTTATTTCTTTATACATTGAGTCGATGGGGAATTTCTCAGATGCGTATGTTCAGAATTGGTCAGGCTGGATTTTTGCAATCACTTTTGTCACTGCCTTCATTTTTTCCCCGATCTGGGGTCGGATTGGTGACAAATACGGACGCAAAAAACTGCTTATATTCTCTGCAACTGGAATGGGTCTCTCCTTATTCTTAATGGGGTTTGCCACATCAGTATGGCAGTTATTTATGCTCCGCCTGCTAATGGGAATTGCTACTGGATTTATTCCTATGTCACAAGCATTCATTGCTACACAAACACCAAAAAATATCGCTGGAAAAGTACTTGGAACACTGCAAACTGGTAGCATTACTGGAACGTTGATGGGTCCTCTATTAGGCGGAACACTTGCAGATGCCTTTGGTTATGCAAGTACGTTTAAATGGGTATCCATAACCATTTTCTTTTCTGCTATTATTGTGTTCTTCGGCGTTAAAGAAATAAAAGCAAATCTCGCTGATAATGAAAAAGATGAAAAATCTTATACGAGAAAACAAGTCCTACAGCATATTATTTCACGCCCGGTTTTACTCATTGTAATGCTTATCTCTGCGTTGGTTCAGATCGCTCATTTTAGTGTGCAACCAATCTTATCTTTGTTTGTCCAAGACATTCACGGTCCGGCCAATATTGCCTTTTTCTCAGGAGTGGCATTTTCTGCAGCTGGACTTGGTAATTTGCTTATGTCAAGACGGCTTGGCAGACTAGGGGATAAAGTCGGCTATATTAAAGTGCTGATTGTATTGTTATTTATGGCTGGAATTGTTTATCTTCCCGGTGCTTGGGTAACAAACATTTGGCAGCTAGTTGTTTTACGCTTTTTATTAGGTATTTCCATTGGCGGAATAATCCCTGTTCGTATTGCATATATTAGGCAAACTGCACCTCTTTCTATGCAAGGTGAAGTTCTAGGCTATAATACCAGTTTACGCTTTTTAGGCAATATCATTGGGCCTGCATTAGGTGGCGTAATTGCTGGATTCTTCGGCTTTTCCGCTGTCTTTCTTCTTACTAGCTTACTGCTTTTATTAAGCGGAGGCATTATGTTGTATTTCTGGTATAAACATGAATACAACCGTTCACATTCTCACTCTTTGTTTGCGAAAAGAGGCTAA
- a CDS encoding MATE family efflux transporter: MSSEKVKRLTLFGLTWPIFIEIFLHMLMGNADTLMLSQYSDKAVAAVGVSNQVLSVVIVMFGFVAQGAAILIAQNLGAKNNQQAGEISALSISLNLLFSLFLSVGLFFGAKTILQFMDLPQEIMGEASSYMQIVGGLIFIQALIMTLGAILRSYGYTKDTMNVTIGMNILNVMGNYLVIFGPFGFPVLGVEGVAYSTAISRFIGVIVLFYLFWKRNSDEIKIGYFFRYQKQYVKRLLQIGIPSAGEQISYNASQMVITYFIAQLGTIAITTKVYAQNIMMFIFLFSIAIGQGTQILVGHLVGAGDMEAAYKRVMKSLKISIVVSLSMATIVYFYSKPLLGIFTDDTTILETGAWLLLMTIVLEPGRAFNLIMISSLRAAGDVKFPVYIGVAVMWGIGVTFAWFFAIYLNLGLMGIWISFIADEWLRGLFMLRRWKQRNWVSMSFVQPGKKQDSV, encoded by the coding sequence ATGTCCTCAGAAAAAGTGAAAAGGCTCACATTGTTTGGTCTAACGTGGCCTATTTTTATTGAAATTTTCCTACATATGTTAATGGGGAATGCGGATACACTAATGCTAAGCCAATATTCCGATAAAGCCGTCGCAGCTGTTGGTGTTTCTAATCAAGTGTTGTCGGTAGTCATTGTGATGTTTGGCTTTGTAGCGCAAGGGGCGGCTATCCTCATTGCGCAAAATCTAGGTGCCAAAAATAATCAACAGGCAGGAGAAATTTCCGCCTTGTCTATTAGCTTAAACCTATTGTTTTCACTGTTTCTAAGCGTTGGTTTATTTTTCGGCGCAAAAACCATCCTGCAATTCATGGATCTTCCACAGGAAATCATGGGAGAAGCATCCAGCTATATGCAAATTGTTGGTGGACTTATCTTTATTCAAGCTTTAATTATGACGCTCGGTGCTATTTTGCGTAGCTATGGATATACAAAGGATACGATGAATGTCACCATTGGCATGAATATCCTGAATGTCATGGGAAATTATTTAGTTATTTTCGGTCCGTTTGGATTTCCGGTACTAGGGGTGGAAGGAGTAGCTTATTCAACTGCAATCAGCCGTTTTATCGGAGTTATTGTGTTATTTTACTTATTTTGGAAACGAAACAGTGACGAGATAAAAATCGGATACTTTTTCCGTTATCAAAAACAATATGTCAAGCGATTATTGCAAATCGGTATTCCGTCTGCCGGGGAACAGATTTCTTATAATGCCAGCCAGATGGTAATCACCTATTTTATCGCGCAACTTGGTACCATCGCAATTACTACAAAGGTATATGCGCAAAATATTATGATGTTTATCTTTTTATTTTCCATTGCTATCGGTCAAGGCACGCAAATCCTCGTTGGTCATTTAGTTGGTGCTGGAGATATGGAGGCAGCATACAAGCGTGTGATGAAAAGTCTCAAAATATCTATTGTCGTCTCATTATCGATGGCTACGATTGTTTACTTTTATTCCAAGCCATTACTAGGAATTTTCACAGATGATACGACCATTTTAGAAACTGGAGCATGGCTATTATTAATGACAATTGTGCTTGAACCTGGACGAGCCTTTAATTTAATCATGATTAGCTCCTTACGTGCAGCAGGAGACGTGAAGTTTCCAGTTTATATTGGTGTTGCTGTCATGTGGGGCATTGGCGTTACTTTTGCTTGGTTCTTCGCTATTTACCTAAATCTTGGTCTCATGGGGATTTGGATTTCCTTTATTGCTGATGAATGGCTGCGTGGTTTATTCATGCTCCGCCGTTGGAAACAGCGTAATTGGGTATCCATGAGCTTTGTACAACCAGGAAAGAAGCAAGACTCAGTTTAG
- a CDS encoding DUF1450 domain-containing protein, whose amino-acid sequence MGIVVVEVCDGNAITSIDIEEILEKEFPEVAVLTNDCLSFCGLCRVKPYALVNNRRIFGNTPEECLDKIRAAIKEELAMYE is encoded by the coding sequence ATGGGTATTGTCGTAGTTGAGGTCTGTGACGGAAATGCAATCACTTCTATTGATATAGAGGAAATTTTAGAAAAAGAGTTCCCTGAAGTAGCTGTACTCACAAATGATTGTCTATCCTTTTGCGGACTGTGCAGAGTAAAGCCATATGCGCTCGTTAACAATCGACGCATTTTTGGAAACACACCAGAAGAATGCTTGGATAAAATAAGAGCTGCGATTAAAGAAGAGCTGGCTATGTATGAATAA
- a CDS encoding RidA family protein: MNKAIHTEKAPAALGPYSQAVAAGDFLYVSGQIGIDPTTGEMTEGIENQTKQVLKNIQAILEKAGTDLTKAAKFSIYLKSMDDFSTVNEIYGSYLQEPYPARSTIEVSKLPKDALVEMDVILHLKA; this comes from the coding sequence ATGAATAAGGCAATTCATACCGAAAAGGCGCCAGCTGCATTGGGGCCATACTCACAAGCTGTTGCGGCAGGTGATTTTCTTTATGTGTCGGGGCAAATAGGCATTGATCCGACGACAGGGGAAATGACAGAAGGGATTGAAAACCAAACGAAGCAAGTATTGAAAAATATTCAAGCCATTCTTGAAAAAGCAGGCACAGATCTGACAAAGGCAGCTAAATTTTCAATCTATTTAAAGTCAATGGATGATTTTTCCACCGTGAATGAAATATATGGTAGTTATTTGCAAGAGCCATATCCAGCAAGATCGACGATTGAAGTTAGTAAACTACCTAAAGATGCGCTTGTAGAAATGGATGTTATTCTACATTTAAAGGCTTAG